The Glycine soja cultivar W05 chromosome 6, ASM419377v2, whole genome shotgun sequence genome has a window encoding:
- the LOC114414337 gene encoding uncharacterized protein LOC114414337, whose protein sequence is MAEASPSRKSKPQMMESDMEAAQHLIQLSEDSSCSDNISGKRNRSCDGEEVHHITAANKIREIFGEDKVYQPKKKKKKKKRRYRSLVNIYMATAPISMLQR, encoded by the coding sequence ATGGCTGAAGCATCTCCTTCACGTAAAAGCAAACCTCAAATGATGGAGTCAGACATGGAAGCTGCGCAGCATCTTATTCAACTGAGCGAAGATAGCAGCTGCAGCGACAACATTTCCGGGAAGAGGAACAGAAGCTGTGACGGGGAAGAGGTTCATCACATAACTGCAGCCAACAAGATTCGAGAGATTTTCGGGGAAGACAAGGTTTATCAGccgaagaaaaagaagaagaagaagaagagaagatatCGGTCTCTTGTGAACATATACATGGCCACTGCACCCATATCAATGCTTCAAAGGTAA
- the LOC114415742 gene encoding citrate-binding protein-like yields the protein MGTLYQIALLNMVLYVSLMMNPTNTSSMDLTLGFTELPLNTTNFDHHKPYDLPVTERYSFTDGVHKLWVYSTDKPLSQNSTTRPRSEIRIRGYDYSSGVWQFEGQGFVPNGTSGVCIMQVFGADPPRATTLMVRAYNDSLKYYEAPILVPNIWGRWFQLNVIHDVEASNVKVYFDRVQVYEATGHGGYSHYFKFGVYTQNDPSYYMESQWKGIKVLKNVHE from the exons ATGGGCACTCTGTATCAGATTGCACTCTTGAACATGGTTCTTTATGTATCATTAATGATGAATCCGACAAACACCTCGTCAATGGACCTAACACTCGGTTTCACTGAACTCCCACTAAACACCACCAATTTCGATCATCATAAGCCCTACGATTTACCCGTTACTGAACGCTACAGCTTCACAGATGGAGTGCACAAACTGTGGGTATATTCCACAGACAAACCTCTCTCCCAAAATAGCACAACACGGCCTAGATCCGAAATCCGCATTAGA GGATATGATTATTCCTCTGGGGTGTGGCAATTTGAAGGGCAGGGGTTTGTGCCAAATGGTACTTCTGGCGTGTGCATCATGCAAGTGTTCGGGGCAGATCCTCCTCGTGCGACAACCCTAATGGTTAGAGCCTACAACGATTCGCTTAAGTATTATGAGGCTCCAATCCTTGTTCCAAACATATGGGGAAGATGGTTTCAGTTAAATGTGATCCACGATGTGGAGGCCTCAAATGTGAAGGTTTATTTTGATAGGGTTCAGGTTTACGAAGCAACAGGCCATGGCGGTTACTCCCACTACTTCAAATTTGGAGTTTATACTCAAAATGATCCTTCTTACTATATGGAGTCCCAGTGGAAAGGAATTAAAGTTCTCAAAAATGTGCATGAATGA
- the LOC114415743 gene encoding citrate-binding protein-like, producing MVPQPILHLTLLSLIISLTTLSLVDAADPTFGFTPLGLSSSSNLQIQKPYDVAVNERYSFSNGVHRFWVYSTDKPHMQGSNTKPRTEIRIAGYDYTSGVWQFQGFFYVPSGTSGVCIQQVFGGVTSATTSQTRVYGGSLTHYQSPTLEPNIYNRWIRFNVIHDVGANNVKIFLNGEDNPRYNGPGRGASTHYFKFGVYAQDGASNYMESRWRDIQIFKK from the exons ATGGTGCCGCAACCCATTTTGCATCTAACCCTTTTGTCATTAATAATCTCTCTGACCACTCTTTCCTTGGTCGATGCCGCCGATCCCACATTTGGCTTCACCCCTCTTGGATTATCTAGTAGCTCAAACTTGCAAATCCAAAAGCCTTACGACGTTGCAGTCAACGAGCGCTACAGCTTTTCAAATGGAGTGCACAGATTTTGGGTATACTCCACGGACAAGCCTCATATGCAAGGCAGCAATACGAAGCCACGAACTGAGATTCGTATCGCT GGATACGATTATACATCCGGTGTGTGGCAATTTCAAGGGTTTTTTTACGTGCCTAGTGGCACAAGCGGGGTGTGCATCCAGCAAGTGTTTGGTGGAGTAACTTCTGCCACAACCTCGCAGACTAGGGTCTATGGTGGTTCTCTCACTCATTACCAATCACCTACTCTGGAACCAAACATCTATAATAGGTGGATCCGGTTTAACGTGATCCATGATGTGGGTGCCAACAATGTGAAGATTTTTCTTAATGGGGAGGATAATCCCAGGTACAATGGACCTGGCCGTGGAGCCAGCACTCACTACTTCAAGTTTGGGGTTTACGCACAGGATGGTGCTTCCAACTACATGGAATCTCGTTGGAGGGATAtccagatttttaaaaaatag
- the LOC114415747 gene encoding probable mediator of RNA polymerase II transcription subunit 26c isoform X2, giving the protein MDLDDFRSVLDTAGVDVWMFIDAAIAVASADSAGELKRRRDGIVERLYAATAATPKCRICDDGGNDLNGHQIKKQSSPSPERQPHQRRAAAIAAAASPATPQSLENDNDGEEDLDPYGGLFDDEQKKILEIKEQLEEPDQSEDSLVELLQSLADMDITFQALKETDIGRHVNRLRKHPSNDVRRLVKLLVRKWKEIVDEWVKLNPQGRSNTLMADGDSPPVQKTTQNGHHHQQQIPDFAYSPNPHNGSSGSDRNNSEAEHKPKVVPRSEPRPKPAPSPSVSTPASATQNRQRDSNFDAERLASARRRLQENYKEAEIAKRQRTIQVMDIHELPKSKPKNNAFFGKNKGGGGGGGSQGRHW; this is encoded by the exons ATGGATTTGGACGATTTCCGATCCGTATTGGACACCGCGGGCGTCGACGTGTGGATGTTCATCGACGCCGCAATCGCCGTCGCCTCCGCGGATTCCGCCGGTGAGCTGAAGCGCCGCCGCGACGGAATCGTCGAGCGCCTCTACGCCGCCACGGCGGCTACTCCGAAGTGCCGGATTTGCGACGACGGAGGCAATGACCTCAACGGTCACCAAATCAAGAAGCAGAGCAGCCCCAGCCCTGAACGGCAACCGCACCAACGCCGCGCCGCTGCCATCGCAGCTGCCGCTTCCCCGGCGACGCCGCAGTCTCTCGAAAACGACAACGACGGCGAGGAGGATTTAGATCCTTACGGTGGTTTGTTCGACGACGAACAGAAGAAGATTCTCGAGATTAAAGAGCAACTCGAAGAGCCTGACCAG TCTGAAGATTCTTTGGTGGAGTTGCTGCAAAGCCTAGCGGACATGGATATTACATTCCAAGCGTTGAAg GAAACTGACATCGGGAGGCACGTGAATCGGTTACGGAAACATCCTTCAAACGACGTACGGCGATTGGTGAAGTTGCTTGTCAG gaagtggaaggaaattgttgaTGAATGGGTGAAGTTGAATCCTCAGGGAAGAAGCAACACTCTGATGG CTGATGGAGACTCGCCGCCTGTGCAGAAAACCACCCAAAATGGGCATCATCATCAGCAG CAGATTCCTGATTTTGCATACTCTCCCAATCCACACA ATGGTAGCTCAGGGTCTGACCGTAACAACTCAGAAGCAGAACACAAACCCAAAGTAGTTCCCCGCAGTGAACCTAGGCCAAAACCCGCGCCATCACCCTCAGTTTCAACCCCTGCTTCCGCTACTCAAAAC AGACAGAGGGATAGCAATTTTGACGCGGAGAGGCTTGCTTCCGCGAGAAGGAGGCTTCAAGAGAACTACAAAGAGGCTGAAATTG CCAAAAGGCAAAGAACGATTCAGGTGATGGACATCCATGAGTTACCGAAGTCAAAACCCAAGAATAATGCCTTCTTTGGGAAGAAcaaaggtggtggtggtggtggtggttctCAGGGAAGGCACTGGTGA
- the LOC114415747 gene encoding probable mediator of RNA polymerase II transcription subunit 26c isoform X1, which produces MDLDDFRSVLDTAGVDVWMFIDAAIAVASADSAGELKRRRDGIVERLYAATAATPKCRICDDGGNDLNGHQIKKQSSPSPERQPHQRRAAAIAAAASPATPQSLENDNDGEEDLDPYGGLFDDEQKKILEIKEQLEEPDQSEDSLVELLQSLADMDITFQALKETDIGRHVNRLRKHPSNDVRRLVKLLVRKWKEIVDEWVKLNPQGRSNTLMADGDSPPVQKTTQNGHHHQQVEIPDFAYSPNPHNGSSGSDRNNSEAEHKPKVVPRSEPRPKPAPSPSVSTPASATQNRQRDSNFDAERLASARRRLQENYKEAEIAKRQRTIQVMDIHELPKSKPKNNAFFGKNKGGGGGGGSQGRHW; this is translated from the exons ATGGATTTGGACGATTTCCGATCCGTATTGGACACCGCGGGCGTCGACGTGTGGATGTTCATCGACGCCGCAATCGCCGTCGCCTCCGCGGATTCCGCCGGTGAGCTGAAGCGCCGCCGCGACGGAATCGTCGAGCGCCTCTACGCCGCCACGGCGGCTACTCCGAAGTGCCGGATTTGCGACGACGGAGGCAATGACCTCAACGGTCACCAAATCAAGAAGCAGAGCAGCCCCAGCCCTGAACGGCAACCGCACCAACGCCGCGCCGCTGCCATCGCAGCTGCCGCTTCCCCGGCGACGCCGCAGTCTCTCGAAAACGACAACGACGGCGAGGAGGATTTAGATCCTTACGGTGGTTTGTTCGACGACGAACAGAAGAAGATTCTCGAGATTAAAGAGCAACTCGAAGAGCCTGACCAG TCTGAAGATTCTTTGGTGGAGTTGCTGCAAAGCCTAGCGGACATGGATATTACATTCCAAGCGTTGAAg GAAACTGACATCGGGAGGCACGTGAATCGGTTACGGAAACATCCTTCAAACGACGTACGGCGATTGGTGAAGTTGCTTGTCAG gaagtggaaggaaattgttgaTGAATGGGTGAAGTTGAATCCTCAGGGAAGAAGCAACACTCTGATGG CTGATGGAGACTCGCCGCCTGTGCAGAAAACCACCCAAAATGGGCATCATCATCAGCAGGTTGAG ATTCCTGATTTTGCATACTCTCCCAATCCACACA ATGGTAGCTCAGGGTCTGACCGTAACAACTCAGAAGCAGAACACAAACCCAAAGTAGTTCCCCGCAGTGAACCTAGGCCAAAACCCGCGCCATCACCCTCAGTTTCAACCCCTGCTTCCGCTACTCAAAAC AGACAGAGGGATAGCAATTTTGACGCGGAGAGGCTTGCTTCCGCGAGAAGGAGGCTTCAAGAGAACTACAAAGAGGCTGAAATTG CCAAAAGGCAAAGAACGATTCAGGTGATGGACATCCATGAGTTACCGAAGTCAAAACCCAAGAATAATGCCTTCTTTGGGAAGAAcaaaggtggtggtggtggtggtggttctCAGGGAAGGCACTGGTGA
- the LOC114415747 gene encoding probable mediator of RNA polymerase II transcription subunit 26c isoform X3, with translation MDLDDFRSVLDTAGVDVWMFIDAAIAVASADSAGELKRRRDGIVERLYAATAATPKCRICDDGGNDLNGHQIKKQSSPSPERQPHQRRAAAIAAAASPATPQSLENDNDGEEDLDPYGGLFDDEQKKILEIKEQLEEPDQSEDSLVELLQSLADMDITFQALKETDIGRHVNRLRKHPSNDVRRLVKLLVRKWKEIVDEWVKLNPQGRSNTLMADGDSPPVQKTTQNGHHHQQIPDFAYSPNPHNGSSGSDRNNSEAEHKPKVVPRSEPRPKPAPSPSVSTPASATQNRQRDSNFDAERLASARRRLQENYKEAEIAKRQRTIQVMDIHELPKSKPKNNAFFGKNKGGGGGGGSQGRHW, from the exons ATGGATTTGGACGATTTCCGATCCGTATTGGACACCGCGGGCGTCGACGTGTGGATGTTCATCGACGCCGCAATCGCCGTCGCCTCCGCGGATTCCGCCGGTGAGCTGAAGCGCCGCCGCGACGGAATCGTCGAGCGCCTCTACGCCGCCACGGCGGCTACTCCGAAGTGCCGGATTTGCGACGACGGAGGCAATGACCTCAACGGTCACCAAATCAAGAAGCAGAGCAGCCCCAGCCCTGAACGGCAACCGCACCAACGCCGCGCCGCTGCCATCGCAGCTGCCGCTTCCCCGGCGACGCCGCAGTCTCTCGAAAACGACAACGACGGCGAGGAGGATTTAGATCCTTACGGTGGTTTGTTCGACGACGAACAGAAGAAGATTCTCGAGATTAAAGAGCAACTCGAAGAGCCTGACCAG TCTGAAGATTCTTTGGTGGAGTTGCTGCAAAGCCTAGCGGACATGGATATTACATTCCAAGCGTTGAAg GAAACTGACATCGGGAGGCACGTGAATCGGTTACGGAAACATCCTTCAAACGACGTACGGCGATTGGTGAAGTTGCTTGTCAG gaagtggaaggaaattgttgaTGAATGGGTGAAGTTGAATCCTCAGGGAAGAAGCAACACTCTGATGG CTGATGGAGACTCGCCGCCTGTGCAGAAAACCACCCAAAATGGGCATCATCATCAGCAG ATTCCTGATTTTGCATACTCTCCCAATCCACACA ATGGTAGCTCAGGGTCTGACCGTAACAACTCAGAAGCAGAACACAAACCCAAAGTAGTTCCCCGCAGTGAACCTAGGCCAAAACCCGCGCCATCACCCTCAGTTTCAACCCCTGCTTCCGCTACTCAAAAC AGACAGAGGGATAGCAATTTTGACGCGGAGAGGCTTGCTTCCGCGAGAAGGAGGCTTCAAGAGAACTACAAAGAGGCTGAAATTG CCAAAAGGCAAAGAACGATTCAGGTGATGGACATCCATGAGTTACCGAAGTCAAAACCCAAGAATAATGCCTTCTTTGGGAAGAAcaaaggtggtggtggtggtggtggttctCAGGGAAGGCACTGGTGA